A window of the Lactuca sativa cultivar Salinas chromosome 7, Lsat_Salinas_v11, whole genome shotgun sequence genome harbors these coding sequences:
- the LOC111887898 gene encoding pectin acetylesterase 12: MERICDLVFVVLIGFSLLGKIVNANEFEFDDAEFHANTTQMLSFLENFSNYSQSAAAYNPLYVGLTLIPGAAAKGAVCLDGSLPGYHLHRGFGAGANSWLVHLEGGGWCNSLRTCIYRKTTRRGSSKYFEKSLAFTGILSNRAEENPDFFNWNRVKVRYCDGASFTGDSEDRAHGLQFRGQKIWLAAMEELMSKGMRYANQALLSGCSAGGLASILHCDEFRGLFRRRTKVKCFADAGMFMDARDVSGGHTIRNMYQGVVSLQGSAKNLPRTCTNHLDPTSCFFPQNIVSNLRTPMFLLNAAYDSWQIIASLAPPSADHRGVWKACQKNPANCSPSQINFLQVFRKHMLNSLKRFSMSKQNGLFINSCFAHCQSERQDTWFADNSPLIGNKAIALAVGDWFFDRSSVKQIDCPYPCDKTCHNLVFRS; the protein is encoded by the exons ATGGAGCGCATCTGTGATTTGGTTTTCGTGGTGCTGATCGGATTTAGTCTATTGGGGAAAATCGTAAATGCCAATGAGTTTGAGTTCGATGATGCAGAGTTTCATGCTAATACGACACAAATGCTGTCATTTCTAGAAAACTTTTCTAATTATTCACAATCTGCTGCGGCTTATAATCCTTTATATGTGGGTCTTACTCTCATTCCGGGAGCTGCAGCCAAAGGCGCTG TATGCTTGGATGGAAGTTTACCTGGGTATCATTTACATCGTGGATTTGGTGCGGGTGCCAACAGTTGGCTTGTTCATTTGGAG GGTGGGGGATGGTGTAACAGTTTAAGAACTTGTATTTACCGTAAAACAACAAGGCGTGGATCatcaaaatattttgaaaaaagcTTGGCTTTTACAGGAATCCTGAGCAACAGGGCTGAAGAAAATCCAG ATTTTTTTAACTGGAACCGAGTTAAGGTTCGTTATTGTGATGGGGCTTCTTTTACCGGGGATTCCGAAGATCGG GCTCATGGCCTGCAATTCAGAGGGCAAAAGATTTGGTTGGCAGCAATGGAAGAGTTGATGTCAAAAGGAATGCGGTATGCTAACCAG GCTCTTCTTTCGGGGTGCTCGGCTGGTGGTCTGGCTTCTATTTTACACTGTGACGAGTTCCGAGGTTTATTCCGAAGAAGAACTAAAGTCAAGTGTTTTGCTGATGCTGGAATGTTCATGGATGC GCGTGATGTATCGGGCGGACACACAATTAGAAACATGTATCAAGGTGTTGTTAGCTTGCAG GGTTCAGCTAAAAACTTGCCCAGAACTTGCACAAACCACCTTGATCCGACTTCT TGCTTTTTCCCTCAAAACATAGTTTCCAATCTTAGAACCCCTATGTTCCTCCTCAATGCAGCCTATGATTCTTGGCAG ATCATTGCTAGTTTAGCTCCTCCATCAGCTGATCACCGGGGTGTTTGGAAGGCATGTCAAAAGAACCCTGCAAATTGTTCACCCTCGCAGATTAATTTCCTTCAAG TATTCAGAAAGCACATGCTCAATTCACTCAAACGCTTCTCGATGTCCAAACAAAACGGATTGTTCATAAATTCGTGTTTTGCTCATTGTCAATCCGAGAGGCAGGATACATGGTTTGCAGATAATTCTCCTCTCATTGGGAACAAG GCAATTGCATTGGCTGTTGGAGACTGGTTTTTTGATCGTTCAAGCGTCAAACAAATTGACTGCCCATATCCATGTGACAAAACATGTCACAACCTCGTATTTAGATCATAA